One segment of Micromonospora parathelypteridis DNA contains the following:
- a CDS encoding FAD binding domain-containing protein — protein MREFRYHRPVDVADAVAVLSAEPQAAYLGGGTNLVDLMKLGVQRPDVLVDVTGLPLDTVEELPDGGLRIGATVRNSDLAAHPVVRRDYPVLARALLAAASGQLRNMATTGGNLLQRTRCVYFQDTGKACNKRAPGSGCAALHGQNRDLAVLDWSEQCVATHPSDLAVALTALDTVVEVHETDGTRDIPITALYRSPGAHPERETTLARGALITAVRLPPLPAARRSTYLKVRDRASFAFAVGSVAAVLDLDGDVVRDVRLAYGAVAHRPWRAHRAEAELRGRTFSPELAGRAADAELAEARPLRHNGFKVPLTRAITVRALSELAEGAP, from the coding sequence ATGAGGGAGTTCCGCTACCACCGGCCGGTCGATGTGGCCGACGCGGTCGCCGTGCTCAGCGCGGAACCGCAGGCGGCCTACCTGGGCGGCGGGACCAACCTGGTGGACCTGATGAAGCTCGGGGTGCAGCGCCCCGACGTGCTCGTGGACGTGACCGGGCTTCCGCTGGACACCGTCGAGGAGTTGCCCGACGGCGGGCTGCGGATCGGCGCGACCGTCCGCAACAGCGATCTCGCCGCCCACCCGGTGGTCCGCCGGGACTACCCGGTGCTGGCCCGCGCCCTGCTCGCCGCCGCCTCCGGGCAGCTACGCAACATGGCCACCACCGGCGGCAACCTGCTGCAGCGCACCCGCTGCGTCTACTTCCAGGACACCGGCAAGGCGTGCAACAAGCGTGCGCCGGGCAGCGGTTGCGCGGCGTTGCACGGCCAGAACCGCGACCTGGCGGTGCTCGACTGGTCCGAGCAGTGCGTGGCGACGCACCCGTCCGACCTGGCCGTCGCGCTGACCGCACTCGACACGGTGGTGGAGGTGCACGAGACCGACGGCACCCGCGACATCCCGATCACCGCCCTGTACCGCTCCCCCGGTGCGCACCCCGAGCGGGAAACCACTCTGGCCCGGGGTGCGCTGATCACCGCCGTCCGGTTGCCGCCGCTGCCGGCCGCGCGCCGCTCGACGTATCTCAAGGTGCGTGACCGGGCCTCGTTCGCCTTCGCCGTCGGTTCGGTGGCCGCGGTGCTGGACCTCGACGGGGACGTGGTCCGCGACGTACGGCTGGCCTATGGGGCGGTGGCACACCGGCCGTGGCGGGCCCACCGGGCCGAGGCCGAGCTGCGGGGTCGGACGTTCAGCCCGGAGCTGGCGGGACGGGCCGCCGACGCCGAGCTGGCCGAGGCGCGCCCGTTACGACACAACGGGTTCAAGGTGCCACTCACCCGGGCCATCACCGTGCGGGCGCTCAGCGAGCTGGCCGAGGGAGCGCCGTGA
- a CDS encoding xanthine dehydrogenase family protein molybdopterin-binding subunit, with the protein MSPGAVGRAYPRLEGKEKVTGTARYAVEYPVDEVTYGWAVPSAVVRGRITRIDTAEALASPGVLAVLHHGNAPRLAPGPQPEVWLLQEPAVHYRGEFIAVVVATSLEAAREGARLVRIDYDAGAHSTVLAADHPGLYRPDKVNPSYPTDTAEGDFDAGYAAAPVRVDVTYRTPAYHNNPMEPHATTAQWRDGRLLVHDSTQGASLVRATLADMFEMPPESIRVVAEHVGGGFGSKGYAKASVVLAALAARHVDRPVRLALTRQQLFGPIGYRTPIIQRVRLAADADGRLTAICHDAISQTSTVREFAEQTAVYTRSMYAAPHRRTTHRLVRLDVPTPFWMRAPGECPGAYALESAMDELAIAAGIDPVELRIRNDAQVDPDQGRPFTSRNLVACLREGAQRFGWADRDPTPRARRDGRWLIGTGVAGSSYPARNRPSSATATARPDGSFLVRINATDIGTGARTAVWQVAADALGVPPERVEIRIGDSDLPTAAVAGGSMGTASWSWAVIRAGQALREKLRNLPGDTPADEVTAEVSTDDEVGGQPTLPRYAYGAQFAEVRVDADTGEVRLNRMLGVFAAGRIVNPTTARSQLLGGMTMGLSMALHEEGLLDERYGDWVNHDLATYHITACPDVESIEAYWLDEQDDELNPAGVKGIGEIGIVGAAAAVANAVHHATGVRIRDLPIRLDKLVGVSALA; encoded by the coding sequence GTGAGCCCCGGCGCGGTCGGCCGGGCGTACCCCCGGCTTGAGGGCAAGGAGAAGGTCACCGGCACAGCCCGGTACGCGGTGGAGTACCCGGTGGACGAGGTGACCTACGGCTGGGCGGTGCCGTCGGCGGTGGTGCGGGGCCGCATCACCCGGATCGACACGGCGGAGGCGCTCGCGTCGCCCGGTGTGCTGGCCGTCCTGCACCACGGCAACGCGCCCCGCCTCGCGCCCGGCCCGCAGCCGGAGGTGTGGCTGTTGCAGGAGCCCGCGGTGCACTACCGGGGCGAGTTCATCGCGGTGGTGGTGGCCACCAGCCTGGAGGCGGCCCGCGAGGGCGCCCGGCTGGTCCGGATCGACTACGACGCCGGAGCGCACAGCACGGTGCTCGCCGCCGACCACCCCGGCCTGTACCGGCCGGACAAGGTCAACCCCAGCTATCCGACCGACACCGCCGAGGGCGATTTCGACGCCGGGTACGCGGCCGCCCCGGTGCGGGTGGACGTCACGTATCGAACGCCGGCCTACCACAACAACCCGATGGAGCCGCACGCCACGACGGCGCAGTGGCGCGACGGGCGGCTACTGGTGCACGACTCCACCCAGGGCGCCTCGCTGGTGCGGGCCACGCTGGCCGACATGTTCGAAATGCCACCGGAGTCGATCCGGGTCGTCGCCGAGCACGTCGGTGGTGGCTTCGGCAGCAAGGGGTACGCCAAGGCCTCGGTGGTGCTGGCCGCCCTCGCGGCCCGCCACGTGGACCGGCCGGTGAGGCTGGCGCTGACCCGTCAGCAACTGTTCGGGCCCATCGGCTACCGCACCCCGATCATCCAGCGGGTCCGGCTCGCCGCCGACGCCGACGGGCGACTCACCGCGATCTGCCACGACGCGATCAGCCAGACCTCGACCGTCCGGGAATTCGCCGAGCAGACCGCCGTCTACACCCGCAGCATGTACGCCGCACCGCACCGACGCACCACGCACCGACTGGTCCGTCTCGACGTCCCCACACCGTTCTGGATGCGCGCTCCCGGCGAGTGCCCCGGCGCGTACGCGCTGGAGTCGGCGATGGACGAGCTGGCCATCGCCGCCGGCATCGACCCGGTGGAGTTGCGGATCCGCAACGACGCACAGGTCGACCCCGACCAGGGGCGGCCGTTCACCAGCCGCAACCTGGTGGCCTGCCTGCGCGAGGGTGCTCAGCGCTTCGGCTGGGCGGACCGGGACCCGACGCCCCGCGCCCGACGCGACGGGCGCTGGCTGATCGGCACCGGGGTGGCCGGGTCGAGCTACCCGGCCCGGAACAGGCCGTCGTCGGCCACGGCCACCGCCCGGCCCGACGGCAGCTTCCTGGTGCGGATCAACGCCACCGACATCGGCACCGGCGCCCGAACGGCGGTCTGGCAGGTGGCCGCCGACGCGCTCGGGGTGCCGCCGGAGCGGGTGGAGATCCGCATCGGTGACAGCGACCTGCCGACCGCGGCGGTGGCCGGAGGCTCGATGGGCACGGCCAGTTGGAGCTGGGCGGTGATCCGGGCCGGGCAGGCGCTGCGCGAGAAGCTTCGGAACCTTCCCGGAGACACCCCGGCCGACGAGGTGACCGCCGAGGTGAGCACCGACGACGAGGTGGGCGGGCAGCCCACCCTGCCCCGGTACGCATACGGGGCGCAGTTCGCCGAGGTGCGGGTGGACGCGGACACCGGTGAGGTGCGGCTGAACCGGATGCTCGGGGTGTTCGCGGCCGGGCGGATCGTCAACCCGACGACGGCGCGCAGCCAACTCCTCGGCGGCATGACGATGGGGCTGTCGATGGCGCTGCACGAGGAGGGCCTGCTCGACGAGCGGTACGGCGACTGGGTCAACCACGACCTGGCCACCTATCACATCACCGCATGCCCGGATGTGGAGTCCATCGAGGCGTACTGGTTGGACGAACAGGACGACGAGTTGAACCCCGCCGGGGTGAAGGGCATCGGCGAGATCGGCATCGTCGGCGCCGCGGCGGCCGTCGCCAACGCGGTGCACCACGCCACCGGCGTGCGAATTCGGGACCTGCCGATCCGGTTGGACAAGCTCGTCGGGGTATCAGCACTCGCTTAA
- a CDS encoding ArsR/SmtB family transcription factor, translating to MHAFDVLGDPVRRRILELLASGEQTAGAVSAVIRDEFGISQPAVSQHLKVLRDNGFATVRPEGTRRLYAVDPRPLREVDGWLEHFRRFWTPPLAALATELARGRRERRLGGPADPPDERNT from the coding sequence GTGCACGCCTTCGACGTGCTGGGCGATCCGGTCCGGCGCCGCATCCTGGAACTGCTCGCCAGCGGCGAGCAGACCGCCGGCGCGGTCAGCGCGGTCATCCGCGACGAGTTCGGCATCTCCCAGCCAGCCGTGTCCCAGCACCTCAAGGTGTTGCGGGACAACGGCTTCGCCACCGTGCGACCGGAGGGCACCCGGCGGCTCTATGCGGTCGACCCACGCCCACTGCGCGAGGTCGACGGCTGGCTGGAGCACTTCCGCCGATTCTGGACCCCACCCCTGGCGGCACTCGCCACCGAGCTGGCCCGGGGCCGACGCGAGCGTCGGCTGGGCGGGCCCGCCGACCCACCCGACGAGAGGAACACCTGA
- a CDS encoding SRPBCC family protein has protein sequence MIDAIEQINAVQRRVGSRTLEAGEARVSTLSQTYQATLDDLWDACTNAERIPRWFMPITGDLRLHGKYQLQGNAGGTIETCDPPHSFTATWEYGDEVSWIEVRLTPVDAERTRFELDHIAHVDQDRWAQFGPGAVGVGWDLGLLGLASHLAADGSGVSPEQSAEWSASDEGRRTMELSSHLWGEASIAAGTDADEAKAAAARTTAFYTGAPEA, from the coding sequence ATGATCGACGCGATCGAGCAGATCAACGCCGTCCAGCGGCGGGTCGGCAGCCGCACCCTGGAGGCCGGCGAGGCCCGCGTGAGCACGCTCAGCCAGACCTACCAGGCGACGCTCGATGATCTGTGGGACGCCTGCACCAACGCCGAACGCATCCCGCGCTGGTTCATGCCGATCACCGGTGACCTGCGGCTGCACGGCAAGTACCAGCTCCAGGGCAATGCCGGCGGCACCATCGAAACCTGCGACCCACCGCACAGCTTCACCGCCACCTGGGAGTACGGCGACGAGGTGAGCTGGATCGAGGTGCGGCTCACCCCGGTCGACGCCGAGCGGACCCGCTTCGAGTTGGACCACATCGCGCACGTCGACCAGGACCGGTGGGCACAGTTCGGGCCGGGTGCCGTCGGTGTCGGCTGGGACCTGGGGCTGCTCGGTCTCGCCTCCCACCTGGCCGCCGACGGCAGCGGCGTCAGCCCGGAGCAGAGCGCCGAGTGGAGCGCGTCCGACGAGGGGCGACGGACCATGGAGCTGAGCAGTCACCTGTGGGGCGAGGCGAGCATCGCCGCCGGCACCGACGCCGACGAGGCGAAGGCCGCCGCCGCACGCACCACCGCCTTCTACACCGGAGCCCCGGAGGCCTGA
- a CDS encoding NUDIX domain-containing protein, with protein sequence MTGSPYSHCSFCGAAYPEAAGWPRVCALCGETVWRNPLPVAVAVLPVRTAEGLGVVVVRRDIEPARGLLALPGGFIEYGEEWSDALVRELREETGLIAAAEDAQLFAVHGAPAGGTMMIFGVLPERAAEDLPPSAPTEEASEWLVLTDPVELAFSTHTRVLADFLTPSHLA encoded by the coding sequence ATGACAGGCTCGCCGTACTCGCACTGCTCCTTCTGTGGCGCCGCCTACCCGGAGGCCGCCGGGTGGCCGCGGGTCTGCGCGCTCTGCGGCGAGACCGTCTGGCGCAACCCCCTGCCCGTCGCGGTCGCGGTGCTGCCGGTCCGCACCGCCGAGGGCCTGGGCGTGGTGGTGGTCCGCCGGGACATCGAGCCGGCCCGCGGCCTGCTCGCGCTGCCCGGCGGCTTCATCGAGTACGGCGAGGAGTGGTCCGACGCCCTCGTCCGTGAACTGCGGGAGGAGACCGGGCTGATCGCGGCGGCCGAGGACGCCCAGCTCTTCGCGGTGCACGGCGCTCCCGCCGGCGGCACGATGATGATCTTCGGGGTGCTGCCCGAACGAGCTGCCGAGGACCTGCCCCCGTCCGCGCCGACCGAAGAGGCCAGCGAGTGGCTGGTGCTCACCGATCCGGTCGAGCTGGCGTTCTCCACCCACACTCGGGTCCTGGCCGACTTCCTGACCCCCAGCCACCTCGCCTGA
- a CDS encoding ABC transporter ATP-binding protein yields the protein MARQRSAPQSDDQPGDPPTGTMLPELEDRDWLHHAQEFAHTSFWAVARRLPRLVREAVGLGWATNRRDTVASIGLNIAAGVMTTFGLLATTSVLRELFAAGPTPDRVRSALPALIVAAAAVSARGGLTIAAGWAQARLIPQINYQVELRLFEATTAVDLAAFDDAGFAEEMDRARDRGMAEAAYIVDHTVNLVTGVVGMLATAVAVTVIQPLLLPCLLLAAVPQAITAVRMARREYLAMLARITRRRRMWMLAHLMANRHTAAEVRAYQMRDFLLAEYRGVMAVETRAQLRLVRSQTGTRVVGATVAGLATFGVYAVLGGLLLNGMVALAAAATALLALQSARTSLGVSVVATNSLYEDALYYQDYRDFLARAHARVPIGGDRMADGVGVIELTDVSLSYPDTDSPAVDRVSLSVRRGEVIALVGENGSGKTTLAKLIAGLYQPTGGVIRWDGVDAAELDPRALGAQVAVMTQEWWKFPFTAGQNIRVGRHDRPPERSGPSVQEAAAAAAAHEMIVGLPHGYDTLLDREFKDGHELSGGQWQRLVAARGLYRDAALLICDEPSAALDARAEHALFQHLRRRPDRAVVLITHRLANVRHADRIFVMDRGRIVQQRRHDELMAANGLYRELFDLQASGYLTGADNALPR from the coding sequence ATGGCCCGCCAGCGCAGCGCTCCCCAGAGCGACGATCAGCCGGGCGACCCGCCCACCGGCACCATGCTGCCGGAGTTGGAGGATCGCGACTGGTTGCACCACGCGCAGGAGTTCGCCCACACCAGCTTCTGGGCGGTTGCCCGCCGACTGCCCCGGCTGGTCCGGGAGGCGGTCGGGCTGGGCTGGGCCACCAACCGTCGGGACACGGTCGCCTCCATCGGCCTGAACATCGCCGCCGGCGTGATGACGACGTTCGGCCTGCTCGCCACGACCAGTGTGCTGCGCGAGTTGTTCGCCGCCGGTCCCACACCGGATCGGGTCCGCTCGGCTCTGCCGGCGCTGATCGTGGCCGCGGCGGCGGTGTCGGCGCGCGGCGGCCTGACGATCGCGGCCGGCTGGGCCCAGGCCCGGCTTATCCCGCAGATCAACTATCAGGTGGAGCTGCGGTTGTTCGAGGCCACCACTGCGGTGGACCTCGCCGCGTTCGACGACGCCGGCTTCGCCGAGGAGATGGACCGCGCGCGGGACCGGGGAATGGCGGAGGCGGCGTACATCGTCGACCACACCGTCAACCTGGTGACCGGCGTGGTCGGGATGCTCGCCACCGCCGTGGCGGTGACCGTGATCCAACCGTTGCTGCTGCCCTGCCTGCTGCTCGCCGCGGTGCCGCAGGCGATCACGGCGGTGCGGATGGCCCGCCGGGAGTATCTGGCGATGCTGGCCCGGATCACCCGGCGGCGCCGGATGTGGATGCTGGCCCACCTGATGGCCAACCGGCACACCGCTGCCGAGGTGCGCGCGTACCAGATGCGCGATTTCCTGCTCGCCGAGTATCGCGGGGTGATGGCCGTCGAGACCCGGGCCCAGCTGCGGCTGGTCCGCTCGCAGACCGGCACGCGGGTGGTCGGCGCGACGGTGGCGGGGCTGGCCACCTTCGGGGTGTACGCGGTCCTCGGCGGCCTGTTGCTCAACGGGATGGTCGCCCTCGCCGCCGCGGCCACCGCGTTGCTCGCCCTGCAGTCCGCGCGGACCAGCCTGGGCGTTTCGGTCGTCGCCACCAACTCGCTGTACGAGGACGCCCTCTACTACCAGGACTATCGGGACTTCCTGGCCCGCGCCCACGCGCGGGTGCCGATCGGCGGCGACCGGATGGCCGACGGTGTCGGCGTGATCGAGCTGACCGACGTGAGCCTGAGTTACCCGGACACCGACTCGCCGGCAGTGGACCGGGTCAGCCTGAGCGTCCGCCGGGGCGAGGTGATCGCACTGGTCGGCGAGAACGGCTCCGGCAAGACCACCCTGGCCAAACTGATCGCGGGGCTCTACCAGCCGACGGGCGGGGTGATCCGCTGGGACGGCGTCGACGCCGCCGAGCTGGACCCCCGAGCCCTTGGCGCCCAGGTGGCAGTGATGACCCAGGAGTGGTGGAAGTTCCCCTTCACCGCCGGGCAGAACATCCGCGTCGGGCGGCACGACCGCCCGCCGGAGCGATCCGGCCCCAGCGTCCAGGAGGCGGCTGCCGCAGCCGCCGCGCACGAGATGATCGTCGGTCTGCCGCACGGCTACGACACCCTGCTCGACCGGGAGTTCAAGGACGGCCATGAACTGTCCGGCGGGCAGTGGCAGCGGCTCGTCGCGGCTCGCGGCCTCTACCGGGATGCCGCCCTGCTGATCTGTGACGAACCCTCGGCAGCCCTGGACGCGCGTGCCGAACACGCCCTGTTCCAGCACCTGCGCCGGCGCCCTGATCGGGCGGTCGTCCTGATCACCCACCGGCTGGCCAACGTCCGGCACGCCGACCGGATCTTCGTGATGGATCGGGGCCGGATCGTCCAGCAGCGCCGCCACGACGAGCTGATGGCCGCGAACGGCCTCTACCGCGAGCTGTTCGACCTTCAGGCCAGCGGCTACCTGACGGGCGCCGACAACGCCCTGCCCCGCTGA
- a CDS encoding flavin reductase family protein, protein MTISNTPTATEHLTINPSILYFGTPVVLLSTENDDGSANLAPISSAWALGQVVVLGLGDEGQTAQNLAARPDLVINLPAADQWEAVERLAPLTGRHPVPAVKRDRFRHEPAKFEVAGLRSQPSRCVRPPRVAECPLHLEARAIRIHADVTETFLIVEAHVLAVHADARIVVPGTNHVDPAAWHPLIYNFRHYFGLGAELGHSFRSETPAG, encoded by the coding sequence ATGACGATCAGCAACACGCCAACCGCCACCGAGCATCTGACGATCAACCCGAGCATCCTCTACTTCGGTACCCCGGTGGTGCTGCTGAGCACCGAGAACGACGACGGCAGCGCCAACCTGGCCCCGATCTCCTCGGCGTGGGCCCTCGGCCAGGTCGTCGTGCTGGGCCTCGGCGACGAGGGGCAGACCGCGCAGAATCTCGCCGCCCGCCCCGACCTGGTGATCAATCTTCCCGCTGCCGACCAGTGGGAGGCTGTCGAGCGGCTGGCGCCGCTGACCGGACGGCACCCGGTGCCCGCGGTCAAGCGGGACCGGTTCCGGCACGAGCCGGCGAAGTTCGAGGTCGCCGGCCTGCGGTCGCAACCGTCGCGCTGCGTCCGACCGCCCCGGGTGGCCGAGTGCCCGCTGCACCTGGAGGCCCGCGCCATCCGGATCCACGCCGACGTCACGGAAACGTTCCTCATCGTCGAGGCCCACGTCCTGGCGGTACACGCCGACGCCCGCATCGTCGTGCCGGGCACCAACCATGTCGACCCGGCGGCCTGGCATCCGTTGATCTACAACTTCCGCCACTACTTCGGGCTCGGCGCCGAACTGGGTCACAGTTTCCGCTCGGAGACGCCGGCTGGCTGA
- a CDS encoding ATP-binding protein: protein MSIESDRLTPAELRTLFLFEALDDGQLAWLAERGRVEQRAGGTLVYAEGEPATCFFVLMRGAVALSRQVRGDDVEVSRTDQRGVYGGAVQAYLGDQVDQTYRNSLRAVTDADFFVLPAEDFAHALRTWFPMPMHLLEGLFFGMRNSQTVVGERERLLALGSLSAGLTHELNNPAAAAVRATSVLRERVAGMRHKLAMVADGRLDGRALHGLVALQEEAVARVATAPKLTPMATADAEDALTDWLEEHGVSGAWDLAPILVGGGLDAAWLAQVKAAVGAADLEAAVRWLTYTVDTELLMREIGDAVTRISGLVDAAKQYSQLDRAPHRVVDVHDLLDATLVMFKGKIPAEVKLVREYDRSLPPVPAYAAELNQVWTNLIDNALGAMGEKGVLTVRTGLSGDLLAVEITDTGPGIPPEVRPRIFEPFFTTKPVGTGTGLGLDISYRIVVHKHHGDIRVETEPGRTTFQVLLPITEGPSPS, encoded by the coding sequence ATGAGCATCGAATCGGACCGGCTGACGCCGGCGGAGCTACGCACCCTGTTCCTGTTCGAGGCCCTCGACGACGGGCAGCTCGCCTGGCTGGCCGAGCGTGGGCGGGTCGAGCAGCGCGCGGGCGGCACCCTGGTGTACGCCGAGGGTGAGCCCGCCACCTGCTTCTTCGTGTTGATGCGGGGTGCGGTGGCGCTGAGCCGGCAGGTGCGCGGCGACGACGTCGAGGTCAGCCGGACCGATCAGCGTGGGGTGTACGGCGGGGCCGTCCAGGCGTACCTGGGAGACCAGGTCGACCAGACCTACCGCAACAGTCTGCGGGCGGTGACCGACGCGGACTTCTTCGTGTTGCCGGCGGAGGACTTCGCGCACGCCCTGCGGACCTGGTTCCCGATGCCCATGCACCTGCTGGAGGGGCTGTTCTTCGGTATGCGGAATTCGCAGACCGTCGTCGGCGAACGGGAACGGTTGTTGGCCCTCGGCTCGCTCTCGGCGGGTCTGACCCACGAGCTGAACAATCCGGCCGCGGCGGCGGTGCGGGCCACCTCGGTGCTGCGCGAGCGTGTCGCCGGGATGCGACACAAGCTCGCCATGGTCGCCGACGGCCGGCTCGACGGCAGGGCCCTGCACGGCCTCGTCGCGTTGCAGGAGGAGGCGGTGGCCCGGGTCGCCACCGCGCCGAAGTTGACCCCGATGGCCACCGCCGACGCCGAGGACGCCCTCACCGACTGGCTGGAGGAGCACGGGGTCAGCGGCGCGTGGGACCTGGCGCCGATCCTGGTGGGTGGCGGGCTCGACGCGGCCTGGTTGGCGCAGGTGAAGGCGGCGGTTGGCGCCGCGGATCTGGAAGCGGCGGTTCGCTGGCTCACGTACACGGTCGACACCGAGCTGCTGATGCGCGAGATCGGCGACGCGGTCACCCGGATCTCCGGTCTCGTCGACGCCGCCAAGCAGTACTCGCAGCTGGATCGCGCACCGCACCGAGTGGTGGACGTGCACGATCTGCTCGACGCCACGCTGGTGATGTTCAAGGGGAAGATCCCCGCCGAGGTCAAGCTGGTCCGCGAGTACGACCGCAGCCTCCCGCCGGTTCCGGCGTACGCGGCCGAGCTGAACCAGGTGTGGACCAACCTGATCGACAACGCGTTGGGTGCGATGGGGGAGAAGGGGGTGCTGACCGTCCGCACCGGACTCAGCGGTGACCTGCTGGCGGTGGAGATCACCGACACCGGCCCGGGTATCCCGCCGGAGGTGCGTCCGCGCATCTTCGAGCCGTTCTTCACCACCAAGCCGGTCGGCACGGGCACCGGCCTGGGGCTGGACATCTCGTACCGGATCGTGGTGCACAAGCACCACGGCGACATCCGGGTGGAGACCGAGCCCGGACGCACGACGTTCCAGGTGCTCCTGCCGATCACCGAAGGCCCGTCACCATCCTGA
- a CDS encoding FAD-dependent oxidoreductase codes for MANPVILSVDDDPVVSRAVARDIRRRYGDRYRVLRASSGPEALDALREVKLRGEQVALLLADHRMPEMTGVEFLEAAMDIFPAARRVLLTAYADTDAAIEAINVVDLDHYLLKPWHPPEEKLYPVVDGLLEAWAVTPDAASAEIRVVGHRWSAPSFKVRDFLARNLVPYRWMLSDDPEGIRLLDAAGATEADVPLVVTAEGKALIAPSETELAALAGLTVVPASDFYDLVVIGGGPAGLGSAVYGASEGLRTVLVERRATGGQAGQSSRIENYLGFPDGVSGAQLTDRARRQAVKFGAELLSAREVVGLSEAGGARLLRFGDGTEIAAHTVVLATGVSYRVLDAPGLADFTGRGVFYGAAATEAPSCVEQDVYIVGGANSAGQAAVHFSRYASRVHLLIRGADLTASMSRYLIDQLERIDRITVHPHTAVVGAAGEDHLQRLTLCDTRTGEARSVDTSWLFIFIGAEPRTDWLDGVLVRDGRGFIVTGPDLLAGGRRPAGWSLSRDPYHLETSVPGVFAAGDVRAESVKRVASAVGEGAMAVSLVHRYLEAQ; via the coding sequence ATGGCGAACCCGGTGATCCTGAGCGTCGACGACGACCCCGTGGTGTCCCGGGCGGTGGCCCGGGACATCCGGCGCCGCTACGGCGACCGCTACCGGGTCCTGCGGGCCTCCTCCGGGCCCGAGGCGCTGGACGCGCTGCGGGAGGTCAAACTGCGCGGCGAACAGGTGGCGCTGCTGCTGGCCGACCACCGGATGCCGGAGATGACCGGTGTCGAGTTCCTCGAGGCGGCCATGGACATCTTTCCGGCCGCCCGCCGGGTGCTGCTCACCGCGTACGCGGACACCGACGCCGCGATCGAGGCCATCAACGTGGTCGACCTGGACCACTACCTGCTCAAGCCCTGGCATCCGCCCGAGGAGAAGCTCTATCCGGTGGTCGACGGGCTGCTGGAGGCGTGGGCGGTCACCCCGGACGCGGCGAGCGCCGAGATCCGGGTCGTCGGGCACCGTTGGTCGGCGCCGTCGTTCAAGGTCCGCGACTTCCTGGCCCGCAACCTGGTGCCGTACCGCTGGATGTTGTCCGACGACCCGGAGGGCATCCGCCTGCTCGACGCGGCCGGGGCCACCGAGGCGGACGTGCCGCTGGTGGTGACGGCCGAGGGCAAGGCGTTGATCGCCCCGAGCGAGACCGAGTTGGCCGCGCTGGCCGGGTTGACCGTGGTGCCCGCGTCCGACTTCTACGACCTGGTGGTGATCGGCGGTGGCCCGGCCGGCCTCGGCTCGGCGGTGTACGGCGCGTCGGAAGGGCTGCGCACCGTGCTCGTCGAGCGACGGGCGACCGGCGGGCAGGCCGGGCAGAGCAGTCGAATCGAAAACTACCTGGGCTTCCCGGACGGCGTCTCCGGCGCGCAGTTGACCGATCGGGCCCGGCGGCAGGCGGTCAAGTTCGGCGCCGAGTTGCTCAGCGCCCGGGAGGTGGTGGGCCTGAGTGAGGCCGGGGGCGCCCGGCTTTTGCGCTTCGGCGACGGCACCGAGATCGCGGCGCACACCGTGGTGCTGGCCACCGGAGTGTCGTACCGGGTGCTCGACGCTCCCGGGCTGGCCGACTTCACCGGCCGGGGGGTGTTCTACGGCGCCGCCGCGACCGAGGCGCCGAGCTGCGTGGAGCAGGACGTCTACATCGTCGGCGGGGCCAACTCCGCAGGCCAGGCGGCGGTGCACTTCTCCCGGTACGCGTCGAGGGTGCACCTGCTGATCCGAGGCGCGGACCTGACCGCCTCGATGTCGCGTTACCTGATCGACCAGTTGGAACGGATCGATCGGATCACCGTGCACCCGCACACGGCCGTCGTCGGCGCGGCGGGGGAGGACCACCTGCAACGGCTCACCCTCTGCGACACCCGCACCGGGGAGGCCCGCTCGGTCGACACCTCCTGGCTGTTCATCTTCATCGGCGCGGAGCCCCGGACCGACTGGCTGGACGGCGTGCTGGTCCGCGACGGCCGCGGCTTCATCGTCACCGGCCCGGACCTGCTCGCCGGGGGGCGACGGCCGGCCGGCTGGTCGCTGTCGCGCGACCCGTACCACCTGGAGACCAGTGTGCCGGGGGTCTTCGCCGCCGGGGACGTGCGGGCCGAGTCGGTCAAGCGGGTCGCCTCGGCAGTCGGCGAAGGCGCGATGGCCGTCTCCCTCGTGCACCGTTACCTGGAGGCCCAATGA